A single region of the Mycobacterium lentiflavum genome encodes:
- a CDS encoding ROK family transcriptional regulator yields the protein MRSTSLTHTHHSPSRKGHLRLHRQILPPSLHISDSAAASVFRAVRLRGPVGRDVIAGVTSLSIATVNRQVIALLDAGLLRERADLAVSGAIGRPRVPVEINHEPFVALGIHIGARTTSIVATDLFGRTLDTVETPTPLSPPAAALTSLAESATRYLRRWHRRRPLWVGVAIGGTVDGATGHVDHPRLGWRQAPVGPVLADALSLPVSVASHVDAMAGAELLLGMRRFAPSSPTSLYVYARETVGYALVIGGRVHCPSSGPGTIAGLPAHSELLGGTGALESTVSDEAVLAAARRLRILPPAPAGRANGPATGIADLLRLARAGNQPAKDLLAERARVLGEAVALLRDLLNPDELVVGGQAFTEYPEAMEQVEAAFAERSVLTPRDIRVTVFGNRVQEAGAGIVSLGGLYADPLGAMRRAGVIGSRVPDVVDESSA from the coding sequence GTGCGCTCGACTTCTCTCACCCACACCCATCATTCGCCCAGCCGTAAGGGCCACCTGCGGCTGCACCGCCAGATTCTGCCGCCGTCGCTGCACATCTCCGACTCCGCTGCGGCCTCGGTGTTCCGGGCGGTCCGGCTGCGCGGCCCGGTCGGCCGCGACGTCATCGCCGGGGTCACCTCGCTGAGCATCGCGACGGTGAACCGGCAGGTAATCGCCCTGCTCGACGCGGGTCTACTGCGGGAACGCGCAGACCTGGCGGTCTCCGGAGCCATCGGACGCCCCCGGGTTCCGGTGGAAATCAATCACGAACCGTTCGTGGCACTGGGCATCCACATCGGTGCGCGGACCACCAGCATCGTGGCCACCGACCTGTTCGGGAGGACGCTGGACACGGTGGAGACGCCGACGCCGCTGAGCCCGCCGGCCGCCGCGCTGACCTCGCTGGCCGAAAGCGCCACCCGCTACCTGAGGCGCTGGCATCGCCGGCGGCCGCTGTGGGTCGGGGTCGCCATCGGTGGCACTGTCGACGGCGCCACCGGCCATGTCGACCACCCGCGGCTGGGCTGGCGGCAAGCGCCGGTCGGGCCGGTGCTGGCCGACGCGCTGAGCCTGCCGGTGTCGGTGGCTTCGCACGTCGACGCCATGGCCGGCGCCGAGCTGCTGCTAGGCATGCGGCGGTTTGCGCCGAGTTCGCCGACCAGTCTGTACGTCTATGCCCGCGAGACCGTGGGATACGCGCTGGTGATCGGCGGACGGGTGCACTGCCCGTCCAGCGGTCCGGGCACCATTGCGGGCCTGCCCGCGCACTCCGAGCTGCTCGGCGGCACCGGAGCGCTGGAGTCCACGGTCAGCGACGAGGCGGTGCTGGCCGCGGCTCGCCGGCTGCGCATCCTGCCCCCGGCGCCGGCCGGCCGCGCCAACGGCCCCGCCACGGGCATCGCCGATTTGCTGCGCCTGGCCCGGGCCGGCAACCAGCCGGCCAAGGATCTGCTCGCGGAGCGCGCCCGAGTCCTGGGCGAGGCGGTCGCGCTGCTGCGTGACTTGCTCAACCCCGACGAACTGGTGGTCGGTGGTCAGGCGTTCACCGAGTATCCCGAGGCGATGGAGCAGGTGGAGGCGGCATTCGCTGAGCGTTCGGTGCTGACGCCGCGCGACATCCGCGTCACCGTATTCGGCAACCGCGTGCAAGAGGCGGGAGCGGGCATTGTGTCGCTGGGCGGGCTCTACGCCGACCCGCTGGGCGCGATGCGCCGCGCCGGGGTGATCGGGTCCCGGGTCCCGGATGTCGTCGACGAGTCTTCCGCCTAA
- a CDS encoding L,D-transpeptidase, translating into MSILPVSFIVVSTSPEQPPINRRLALAALGLGVFAPSVLAACGGPAAKQGQKNKEQAAPSLKYQPALDNHGTAADVVPIAPVSVTVSDGWFQKVALTNSSGKVVAGTFNADRTVYTTTEPLGYDSSYSWSGSVVGHDGKTVAVTGKITTVAPSKKIDGGFQLADGQTVGVAAPIIIQFDAPISDKAAVERALTVTTNPPVEGSWAWLPDEQQGARIHYRPREYYPAGTTVNVDAKFYGLPFGDGAYGLQDMSLKIQIGRKQVVKAEVSSHRIQVVTDAGVIMDFPCSYGEADKARNVTRNGIHVVTEKYADFYMSNPAAGYSHVHERWAVRISNNGEFIHANPMSAGAQGNTNVTNGCINLSTEDAAEYYPTAMYGDPVEVTGSSIQLSYSDGDIWDWAVDWDTWVAMSALPPQNAHPPASQIPVTAPVTPSTAPSLSGTPTTTTTTTTSSSGPPSPGG; encoded by the coding sequence GTGTCGATACTGCCGGTATCTTTTATTGTCGTGAGCACATCCCCCGAACAGCCGCCGATCAATCGGCGGTTGGCGTTGGCAGCCCTTGGGCTGGGAGTGTTCGCGCCGAGCGTGCTGGCCGCCTGCGGCGGTCCCGCGGCGAAGCAAGGGCAGAAGAACAAAGAGCAGGCGGCGCCGAGTCTGAAGTACCAGCCCGCCTTGGACAACCACGGGACCGCTGCCGATGTGGTACCCATCGCGCCGGTCAGCGTCACGGTCAGCGACGGCTGGTTCCAGAAGGTGGCGCTGACGAATTCGTCCGGCAAGGTCGTCGCCGGAACGTTCAACGCCGACCGCACCGTCTACACGACCACCGAGCCGTTGGGTTACGACAGCAGCTATAGCTGGAGCGGATCGGTCGTCGGGCACGACGGCAAGACCGTTGCCGTCACCGGCAAAATCACCACCGTCGCGCCCAGCAAGAAGATCGACGGCGGCTTCCAGTTGGCCGACGGCCAGACCGTCGGCGTCGCCGCGCCGATCATCATCCAGTTCGACGCGCCGATCAGCGACAAGGCTGCCGTCGAGCGGGCGCTGACCGTCACCACGAACCCGCCCGTCGAGGGCAGCTGGGCCTGGCTGCCCGACGAGCAGCAGGGTGCCCGCATTCATTACCGCCCGCGCGAGTACTACCCGGCGGGCACCACCGTCAACGTCGACGCCAAGTTCTACGGGCTGCCGTTCGGCGACGGCGCCTACGGACTGCAGGACATGTCGTTGAAGATCCAGATCGGCCGCAAGCAGGTCGTGAAGGCCGAGGTGTCGTCGCACCGGATCCAGGTCGTCACGGACGCCGGGGTGATCATGGACTTCCCGTGCAGCTACGGCGAGGCCGACAAGGCGCGCAACGTCACCCGCAACGGCATCCACGTGGTAACCGAGAAGTACGCGGACTTCTACATGTCCAACCCCGCGGCCGGCTACAGCCATGTGCACGAACGCTGGGCAGTGCGAATCTCCAACAACGGCGAGTTCATCCACGCCAACCCGATGAGCGCGGGTGCACAGGGCAACACGAACGTCACCAATGGCTGCATCAACCTGTCGACCGAGGACGCGGCGGAGTACTACCCGACCGCGATGTACGGCGACCCGGTCGAGGTGACCGGCAGTTCGATCCAGCTGTCCTACTCCGACGGCGACATCTGGGACTGGGCCGTCGATTGGGATACCTGGGTGGCCATGTCGGCCCTCCCGCCTCAAAATGCGCACCCGCCGGCCAGTCAGATCCCCGTCACCGCGCCGGTCACGCCGTCGACCGCGCCGAGTCTGTCGGGCACGCCGACCACCACGACCACCACGACCACGTCCAGTTCGGGGCCGCCTAGCCCCGGCGGTTGA
- a CDS encoding SDR family oxidoreductase has translation MSSNNAHQRVAVVTGASSGIGEATAKTLAALEFHVVAVARRADRINALAKEIGGTPIVADVTDDAAVAELASKLGRVDVLVNNAGGARGLAPVADTDLEHWRWMWETNVLGTLRVTRALLPKLIDSGDGLIVTVTSVAALEVYDGGAGYTAAKHAQGAMHRTLRGELLGKPVRLTEIAPGAVETEFSLVRFDGDQERADSVYAGITPLTATDVAEVIGFVASRPSHVDLDLIVLKPRDQANTMRFNRRG, from the coding sequence GTGAGTTCAAATAACGCGCATCAACGGGTTGCCGTAGTTACCGGTGCCAGTTCCGGGATCGGCGAAGCAACAGCCAAAACCCTTGCCGCCCTTGAGTTTCACGTCGTCGCAGTGGCGCGACGTGCGGACCGGATAAATGCCCTCGCAAAAGAAATAGGCGGCACACCCATTGTGGCTGACGTCACAGACGACGCAGCCGTAGCGGAACTCGCCAGCAAATTGGGCCGGGTCGATGTGCTGGTCAATAACGCCGGAGGCGCTCGCGGATTGGCGCCCGTCGCCGATACCGACCTCGAGCACTGGCGCTGGATGTGGGAGACCAACGTGCTTGGCACGCTGCGGGTCACCCGCGCGCTGCTGCCCAAGCTGATCGACTCTGGCGACGGCCTGATCGTCACCGTCACCTCGGTGGCCGCGCTCGAGGTGTACGACGGGGGCGCCGGCTACACCGCGGCCAAGCACGCCCAGGGCGCGATGCACCGCACGCTGCGCGGCGAACTGCTGGGCAAGCCGGTGCGGCTCACCGAAATCGCCCCGGGCGCAGTGGAAACCGAGTTCTCACTGGTCCGATTCGACGGCGATCAGGAACGCGCGGACTCGGTCTATGCCGGCATCACGCCGTTGACGGCGACCGACGTGGCCGAGGTGATCGGCTTCGTGGCGTCGCGCCCCTCCCACGTCGACCTGGACCTGATCGTGCTCAAGCCGCGTGATCAGGCCAATACGATGCGGTTCAACCGCCGGGGCTAG